Proteins encoded by one window of Candidatus Mesenet endosymbiont of Phosphuga atrata:
- a CDS encoding Mrp/NBP35 family ATP-binding protein, translated as MINEETVKLSLKKVIDQDIGKDVVTLGMVSSIVIKEGHVGFVLQFLSRGHAVKKANLKIECENTLKAIPDVTKVTVVEAIVGTTNQKINNKISIEGVKNTIVVISGKGGVGKSTVALNIAVSLLKLGYRTAIADVDIYGPSLPQMLGSQDLTPQIENKKMLPVERYGLQTMSIGYVIDKNRAVIWRGPMITKALHNLLLGTKWQDVEYLIIDTPPGTGDVHLSLAEKFNLTGAVIVSTPQELALIDARKTFDMLRKLDIPIIGIVENMSYFSYQGSQIHIFGENGAEKMAKELNMKFLGKIPLDPQICKASDSGLLPETLMKVYNDIIKQILVND; from the coding sequence GTGATAAATGAAGAGACAGTCAAGCTATCCCTAAAAAAAGTAATTGATCAAGATATTGGTAAAGATGTTGTTACGCTTGGTATGGTATCTTCAATAGTAATTAAAGAAGGACATGTTGGTTTTGTTCTGCAATTTTTAAGCAGAGGGCATGCTGTAAAGAAAGCGAATCTTAAAATAGAATGTGAGAATACTTTAAAAGCCATACCAGATGTAACAAAAGTAACTGTAGTAGAAGCAATAGTAGGTACTACAAATCAAAAAATTAATAATAAAATATCAATTGAAGGAGTAAAAAATACTATTGTAGTTATATCAGGAAAGGGTGGAGTTGGAAAATCTACAGTAGCATTAAATATTGCAGTATCGCTTTTAAAGCTTGGCTACAGAACTGCTATTGCTGATGTGGATATATATGGTCCATCATTACCACAAATGCTAGGCAGTCAAGATCTCACTCCACAAATAGAAAACAAAAAAATGCTCCCTGTGGAAAGATATGGACTGCAAACAATGTCTATCGGTTATGTCATAGATAAAAATCGCGCTGTCATATGGCGAGGACCGATGATTACCAAGGCATTACACAATTTATTACTTGGAACCAAGTGGCAAGATGTAGAATATCTAATTATCGATACACCTCCTGGCACCGGTGATGTGCATTTAAGTCTTGCAGAAAAATTTAATCTAACAGGGGCAGTGATAGTTTCCACTCCTCAAGAACTTGCTTTAATTGATGCTAGAAAGACCTTTGATATGCTGAGAAAATTGGATATACCTATAATTGGTATTGTTGAAAATATGAGTTACTTTAGCTATCAAGGTTCACAAATTCACATTTTTGGAGAAAATGGCGCAGAAAAAATGGCAAAAGAATTAAATATGAAATTTTTAGGAAAAATTCCTCTTGATCCACAAATATGTAAGGCATCTGATAGTGGTTTGCTACCTGAAACATTAATGAAAGTCTATAATGATATTATCAAGCAGATTCTAGTGAATGATTAG
- a CDS encoding ribose-phosphate diphosphokinase, giving the protein MKVIAGSASENLGKLVALKLRIDISNVNITKYSDGETNVEVVSDLSGYEVFIIQAISPPANDNLIEVLLTADAVKRVGTKRAILVVPYYGYSRQDRVIKNGKMHSALSAKLVANLIKAAGVDSVIAVDLHSHQIEGFFDIPINNLSTLEVFATRSVELENAVIVAPDVGALSRARNFAKVLLNQHKVNLINEVVVIDKYREKAGISEVMQVIGEVRDKDCIIVDDIVDSAGTLCNAAFALRERGAKSVVAYITHGVLSGNALDKISSSALNKLVITDTISHDNDLCDKIEIISITDILVKAINSYRGKIET; this is encoded by the coding sequence ATGAAGGTTATTGCAGGAAGTGCAAGTGAAAACTTAGGGAAGTTAGTTGCTTTAAAGCTTAGGATAGATATAAGCAATGTAAATATTACTAAATATTCCGATGGAGAAACAAACGTAGAAGTAGTAAGTGATTTAAGTGGTTATGAAGTTTTCATTATCCAAGCAATTTCACCTCCTGCAAATGACAACCTAATAGAAGTGCTGCTAACAGCTGATGCGGTAAAGAGAGTAGGAACAAAAAGAGCAATTTTAGTTGTGCCTTATTATGGATATAGTCGTCAAGATAGAGTAATCAAAAATGGCAAAATGCACTCAGCATTAAGTGCTAAGCTGGTTGCAAACTTAATTAAAGCAGCAGGTGTGGATAGTGTCATTGCAGTAGATCTACACTCTCATCAGATAGAGGGTTTTTTTGATATCCCTATAAACAACTTAAGTACACTTGAGGTATTTGCTACTAGAAGTGTGGAGCTTGAAAATGCAGTAATTGTAGCACCTGATGTTGGAGCATTAAGTAGAGCACGTAATTTTGCAAAAGTTTTGTTAAATCAGCATAAAGTTAATCTAATTAATGAAGTTGTAGTAATTGATAAATATAGAGAAAAAGCTGGTATATCTGAGGTGATGCAAGTCATAGGGGAAGTACGTGATAAAGATTGCATTATTGTAGATGATATAGTGGATTCTGCAGGCACGTTATGTAACGCTGCCTTTGCATTAAGGGAACGTGGAGCTAAATCTGTAGTAGCATATATAACTCATGGAGTATTATCAGGTAATGCATTAGATAAAATTTCATCTTCTGCTTTAAATAAGTTAGTTATAACTGATACCATATCTCATGATAATGATTTATGTGATAAGATTGAAATTATCTCTATTACAGACATTTTAGTTAAAGCAATAAATTCTTATAGAGGTAAAATTGAAACATAA
- a CDS encoding Asp-tRNA(Asn)/Glu-tRNA(Gln) amidotransferase subunit GatC has translation MKHKSTEDIILSLIKFANNKEANAIDTSEVEKIAKLVKIKLSQDEVEYYAGELAMLNWVNKILSHLNTDNILPMRYGGIVDTLHMRLDVVNCENTKDDILSCAQSEHGYFVVPKAINNE, from the coding sequence TTGAAACATAAATCAACAGAAGATATCATATTATCTTTAATCAAATTTGCAAATAACAAAGAAGCAAACGCTATTGACACTTCTGAAGTAGAAAAGATTGCAAAACTTGTGAAAATAAAACTCTCCCAAGATGAAGTTGAATATTATGCAGGAGAGTTAGCCATGCTAAACTGGGTAAATAAAATTTTATCACATTTAAACACTGATAACATATTACCAATGCGTTATGGCGGTATTGTAGATACGTTACACATGCGGTTGGATGTTGTAAATTGTGAAAACACAAAAGATGATATCTTATCTTGTGCTCAATCTGAACATGGATATTTTGTGGTACCAAAAGCTATTAATAATGAATAA
- a CDS encoding TatD family hydrolase — MIVDSHCHLNHFSQKEVEKVITNAKESGVGIMQTICTTISEFADLLKIAHSYAQIYTSVGVHPSNTDDEYISAEDLIKLTTDKKVIGIGETGLDFYKQGNAEKQMKSFLAHIEAARKTGLPLIIHARAADEEMINVLESEMKKGPFTAVMHCFASSDKLAQKAIELGFYISFSGIITFKNAQVIRDIATYIPHERVLVETDSPYLSPEPHRGKKNEPAMTKYVVNCLAKLWDKSSQEVEVITTNNFFELFTKVKIEKVE, encoded by the coding sequence ATGATAGTTGATTCTCATTGTCATTTAAACCATTTTTCACAAAAAGAAGTGGAAAAAGTTATTACAAATGCAAAGGAAAGTGGTGTTGGCATAATGCAAACTATCTGCACTACCATAAGTGAATTTGCCGATTTGCTAAAAATTGCTCACTCTTATGCGCAAATTTATACCTCAGTTGGTGTACATCCATCAAACACTGATGATGAATATATAAGCGCAGAAGACCTAATCAAACTTACTACGGATAAAAAAGTCATAGGTATTGGAGAGACAGGTTTAGATTTTTATAAGCAAGGTAACGCTGAAAAGCAGATGAAAAGTTTTTTAGCACATATAGAAGCAGCAAGAAAGACAGGCCTACCACTGATTATTCATGCGCGCGCAGCGGATGAAGAGATGATAAATGTTTTAGAATCAGAGATGAAAAAAGGTCCTTTCACTGCTGTTATGCATTGCTTTGCCTCATCTGACAAACTTGCACAAAAGGCAATTGAACTTGGGTTTTATATATCATTTTCTGGAATAATCACTTTTAAAAATGCTCAAGTCATTAGAGATATTGCTACTTATATTCCCCACGAGCGTGTTTTGGTTGAGACAGATTCACCATATCTATCACCAGAGCCGCATAGAGGTAAAAAAAATGAACCAGCAATGACAAAATACGTTGTCAATTGTCTGGCAAAATTATGGGATAAGAGTTCTCAGGAAGTAGAAGTAATTACTACTAATAATTTTTTTGAATTATTTACAAAAGTAAAAATAGAAAAAGTTGAATAA
- a CDS encoding type I secretion system permease/ATPase has protein sequence MEGVNLQPAVAKELKESLLYICLEKCKSAFWFIFWFSSGINFLVLFLPLYTSQVLDRVISSGSVPTLVMLSIISLSAFACSSMLETCRYLAMAKIGDWLDKVMTPDLIIKSIRLTSVRSSTSSGEALRDLGVIKGFITGYGVFSLFDTPWSIIYLIAIFMIHPSTGFIAVIGVVVLLSMAIWNEFATKRIIKETNEESIRNINAIDVATRNAEVVEAMSMAEHIVTEWCEKNDQNRTLQTKAQGRSNVIMGVTKFLRSTLQISVIGTGALLAIVAHKTAGSIIAASILMGRVLAPFEASINTWKMLTSARLSYKRLQLLILTSPKREQTMSLPEPEGQLLFDRVFFTPYGSNKPTIKGISFAINPGDVVGVIGASASGKSTIAKLTVGVWKPIAGVVRLDGADVYSWDRTDFGHYVGYLPQDIELFNTSIKVNIARMDPNPNPEGVIKAAKVAGIHELILSLPNGYDTLIGGSGVTLSGGQKQLLGLARAFYGNIKLLVLDEPNANLDGTGEARLIKAIEHARNNKITTLIITHKIPLLSVVEKIIVMHDGTVTAMGPRDEILSKMLSQAPPEKPGKQE, from the coding sequence GTGGAAGGAGTAAATTTACAACCAGCAGTAGCAAAAGAATTAAAAGAAAGTCTTTTATATATATGCTTAGAGAAATGCAAAAGTGCGTTCTGGTTTATCTTTTGGTTTAGTTCTGGCATCAATTTCTTAGTACTTTTTTTGCCACTTTATACTTCGCAAGTATTAGACCGTGTTATCTCAAGTGGTAGCGTTCCTACTCTTGTTATGCTTTCAATTATCAGCCTAAGTGCATTTGCTTGTTCTTCAATGCTTGAGACATGTCGTTATTTGGCAATGGCAAAAATTGGCGATTGGTTAGATAAAGTAATGACCCCAGATCTCATAATTAAATCAATAAGGCTCACGTCAGTTAGAAGCTCTACATCAAGCGGAGAAGCACTTAGAGATCTTGGAGTGATTAAGGGTTTTATCACTGGTTATGGGGTATTTTCTTTATTTGACACTCCTTGGTCAATAATTTACTTAATTGCCATATTTATGATTCACCCTTCCACTGGCTTTATTGCTGTAATTGGTGTGGTTGTATTGCTATCGATGGCTATATGGAATGAATTTGCCACTAAAAGAATAATAAAAGAAACTAATGAAGAGTCGATCAGAAATATAAATGCAATAGATGTTGCAACTAGAAATGCTGAAGTAGTTGAAGCTATGAGTATGGCTGAACATATAGTTACTGAGTGGTGCGAAAAAAATGATCAAAATCGCACTTTGCAAACTAAAGCTCAAGGTCGTTCTAATGTTATTATGGGTGTAACAAAATTTTTACGCTCGACCCTACAGATATCAGTGATTGGTACAGGTGCTTTGCTTGCAATTGTTGCTCATAAAACTGCCGGAAGCATTATTGCTGCCTCGATTTTGATGGGGAGAGTTTTAGCACCTTTTGAAGCTTCAATTAATACCTGGAAAATGCTTACATCGGCAAGGCTATCTTATAAAAGGCTGCAACTTTTAATACTCACCAGTCCCAAAAGAGAGCAAACCATGTCTTTACCAGAACCTGAGGGGCAGTTGTTATTTGATCGAGTATTTTTTACTCCATACGGCAGCAATAAACCAACTATCAAGGGTATATCGTTTGCCATAAATCCAGGAGATGTAGTTGGCGTCATTGGTGCTAGTGCATCGGGAAAATCAACGATAGCAAAATTAACTGTTGGTGTTTGGAAACCTATTGCAGGGGTTGTAAGGCTTGATGGAGCTGATGTCTATTCTTGGGATCGCACAGATTTTGGTCATTATGTAGGCTACCTTCCACAAGATATTGAATTATTTAATACTAGCATTAAGGTAAATATTGCAAGAATGGATCCAAATCCGAACCCTGAAGGAGTTATAAAAGCTGCAAAGGTTGCTGGAATACATGAGCTGATATTAAGTTTGCCAAATGGATATGATACATTGATCGGTGGCTCAGGAGTCACACTTTCTGGTGGTCAAAAACAATTACTCGGTTTAGCAAGAGCTTTTTATGGTAACATAAAACTTTTAGTTTTAGATGAGCCAAATGCCAACTTAGATGGTACAGGTGAGGCTCGTTTGATAAAAGCGATTGAGCATGCACGAAATAATAAAATTACAACTTTGATAATTACTCACAAAATTCCTTTATTATCTGTGGTAGAGAAGATAATAGTTATGCATGATGGTACAGTTACTGCTATGGGACCGAGGGATGAAATTCTAAGTAAAATGCTTTCTCAAGCTCCACCAGAAAAACCCGGTAAACAAGAATAG
- the serS gene encoding serine--tRNA ligase: MHDIELIRKDPETFSQMIEKRGIEKSVVGKILELDTKKRALTTSIQDLQMRRNEVTDRIAKLKKDGVECISEVEESKNITNEINAINPEILKLEDELFILLSSLPNLPLERVPIGEDENQNVEIRKVGKPKEFSFKPLPHYELGEKLGFMDFKQAAAISGSRFVILKDKLAKLERTLINFMLDIHTQEFGYTEVSHPALVLEKTMYGACQLPKFAEDSFVTTDGFRLIPTSEVPLTNLVADSIVNAEDLPMRFTAVSPCFRREAGSAGRDTRGMIRQHQFSKVELVSITTEEQSQKELERMLSIAEEVLKRLELPYRVMLLCSGDMGFAAQMTYDLEVWFPEQDKYREISSCSNCGTFQARRMKARYYVTQDKKIKKFVHTLNGSALAIGRTIAAIIENYQNADGSIEVPKVLQSYMNNYQIID; encoded by the coding sequence ATGCATGATATAGAACTCATACGTAAAGATCCTGAAACTTTCTCTCAAATGATTGAAAAAAGAGGGATAGAAAAATCAGTAGTTGGAAAAATACTTGAGCTTGATACAAAAAAAAGAGCTTTAACCACAAGCATTCAAGATTTACAGATGAGACGTAATGAAGTAACTGATAGAATTGCAAAGTTAAAGAAGGATGGAGTTGAATGCATAAGTGAAGTGGAAGAGTCAAAGAACATTACAAACGAAATTAATGCAATTAATCCTGAAATACTAAAACTAGAAGACGAATTATTTATTTTACTTTCTTCTCTGCCAAATCTTCCATTAGAGAGAGTTCCAATAGGAGAAGATGAGAATCAAAATGTAGAAATAAGAAAAGTTGGAAAGCCAAAAGAGTTTAGCTTTAAGCCTTTACCACACTATGAATTAGGAGAGAAATTAGGCTTTATGGATTTTAAACAAGCAGCAGCAATTTCTGGCTCAAGGTTTGTAATACTAAAAGATAAATTGGCAAAATTAGAACGAACATTAATTAATTTTATGCTAGACATTCATACGCAGGAATTTGGTTATACTGAAGTATCACATCCTGCCCTTGTGCTTGAGAAAACAATGTATGGAGCATGTCAATTACCAAAATTCGCCGAAGATTCTTTTGTAACAACAGATGGATTTAGACTGATCCCAACAAGTGAAGTACCACTGACAAACCTAGTAGCAGATAGCATAGTAAATGCTGAAGATCTGCCTATGAGGTTTACTGCTGTTTCTCCATGCTTTCGTCGAGAAGCAGGTAGTGCAGGTCGTGATACACGTGGAATGATTAGGCAGCATCAATTCAGTAAAGTTGAACTTGTAAGTATTACAACTGAGGAACAATCTCAAAAAGAGCTTGAGCGTATGCTAAGCATTGCAGAAGAAGTACTAAAACGTCTAGAATTACCATATCGCGTGATGCTCTTGTGCAGCGGTGATATGGGTTTTGCTGCACAGATGACTTATGATTTAGAGGTTTGGTTTCCAGAGCAAGACAAATATAGAGAAATTTCAAGTTGCTCAAATTGTGGTACTTTTCAAGCAAGAAGAATGAAAGCGAGGTATTATGTTACGCAGGATAAGAAGATAAAGAAATTCGTTCATACTCTCAATGGCTCTGCACTAGCTATAGGCAGAACCATAGCTGCTATTATAGAAAATTATCAAAACGCTGACGGTTCAATTGAAGTTCCAAAAGTTCTACAAAGTTATATGAATAATTATCAAATCATTGATTAA
- a CDS encoding DEAD/DEAH box helicase family protein — protein sequence MLDSAINTQELNLDVKGILNAAKSLFPDLGKKDSNGVIAEIKELDQKLYSIQKSVFKRMLEHIKDGQNPNILLDIATGFGKSFIQISFAGILENAKTDYRIVVPDNLISQFKNDVDKFFSGKTAEQIKSKIKGHKEFFIKNWQETRKIPKSTFLMIDEVDSATKEDLYRQRFEFLRNKCSCISLSATSQEWLYKSIEKAQGKVISISLEEKIKEMGIIPAHSINATANSVMKRTNKRSGFLPYACIIVTSYLLTLLFKIYLNSYTIEGFTYFSTLYNFYNFYLNTFIYHPIIGQISLAIIAFPIVSLVNLIVNKIADRDISGRLIANLVDVGASSPAHEDICKTEETFIYKKTDLNYKDINIQSPRGKKSLVLACNDDMIRNLNLIYRDEKNEIYKNGKLLSSSKAHDQYKLGKDFGEKYDFSYKESQRNYCIAKCREEIGRSLTKGKADELINKIDFSNTSTYSEYRVMHGIINSALLALLQKCHDDQGNRKYGDVIALNKARAEKLEDLYKDVENALKDNKGSKECIRKYLKDKGFQCDLQTEMAEGIKCVVEALETRSHIIIENWELDRKLHNMMKIGDEYQVLDDLCGEFKKITESTPGYTNFLARFKNNSSKFHNLSDDYFDDVYKTQLERYLEKEFGSEVSKSTKKIYSLLKSQDYPALYSLLKDNNLMQMRNNNERKFPLYKLREICKKNKIVFDNLGTLKIDGPFIDFDEEGNPKKYELLYKDEEGESKTHKYTSKEVTKLFTEGWIGTLVDPSKSIGFSDPTLQNVAILINENDDEINNPDKIYQGYGRNRGLDVTQQPFFRMIARKGIKLCFDVKSLMAKGVTSLLFKAREKYNKESLKTISTEISEEVIQYISNYVDNKKEKNDEFSEKEKEHIEAFTIRKLVDLYNRNDHDLKKTKKESSRILKNVKKNLISYEKNVKNQGKPSALYAVPYYIAYIFSKILYYPWTVPSYITFSLRTIGNSKVINNVASAEATYVHIVKNYTFADSIENQKIIKKFLELSQDKNDLFNKLLNSSICKKALKNIISPLQDEYILTILNSIYPSENNDDKVRKIRSLFDKIKNKEEVKTDKETINSILEVSKEIAAAQAWYHDSHNVIGVELPRLKNDNEIFYIRNVGNAGKFFSNFLYRSDGKFSLNNEEGKEYRKNYGNAGLQTFIFFIKWFPLLVVFPQIPYLCTDNVKIASAVSTIVICIPLMAFVFGCPEKFRSIIFNKQISACNELEFIANKEKIPFMNEASGIIKDEIRSNLKNIEPFTEDNIKNGNSKYTNPIKMHFTE from the coding sequence ATGTTAGATTCAGCCATAAATACACAAGAGCTAAACCTAGATGTAAAGGGCATTTTAAACGCTGCCAAATCATTATTTCCTGATCTTGGTAAAAAAGATAGTAATGGTGTAATTGCAGAGATTAAAGAATTAGATCAAAAATTATATTCAATTCAAAAGAGCGTTTTTAAAAGAATGCTAGAACATATAAAAGATGGTCAAAATCCTAATATACTACTTGATATAGCTACGGGGTTTGGCAAGTCATTTATTCAAATATCATTCGCTGGCATTTTAGAAAATGCCAAAACCGATTATAGGATAGTAGTTCCTGATAATTTAATATCGCAGTTTAAAAATGATGTTGACAAGTTCTTTTCTGGCAAAACTGCTGAACAAATAAAAAGTAAAATAAAAGGGCACAAAGAGTTCTTTATAAAAAATTGGCAAGAGACAAGAAAAATACCAAAATCAACATTTTTAATGATTGATGAAGTAGACTCGGCAACAAAAGAAGATCTATACAGACAACGTTTTGAATTTTTAAGAAATAAGTGTTCATGTATAAGTCTTAGCGCAACATCACAAGAGTGGTTGTATAAGAGCATTGAAAAGGCTCAAGGCAAGGTTATCAGTATTTCTTTAGAAGAGAAAATAAAGGAGATGGGAATTATCCCAGCACATTCGATAAATGCTACCGCAAACAGTGTTATGAAAAGAACCAATAAGAGGTCTGGTTTCCTGCCATATGCTTGCATTATAGTCACATCGTACCTGTTAACTTTATTATTTAAAATCTATTTAAACTCCTATACTATAGAAGGGTTTACTTATTTCTCTACTTTATACAATTTTTATAATTTTTATCTTAATACGTTTATATATCACCCTATCATAGGGCAGATTTCACTTGCTATCATTGCTTTTCCTATCGTATCGCTTGTTAATCTAATAGTAAATAAAATAGCTGATAGAGATATATCTGGTAGGCTTATAGCAAACTTGGTAGATGTAGGAGCTTCTAGTCCAGCTCATGAGGATATCTGCAAAACTGAAGAGACTTTCATATATAAAAAAACAGATCTCAACTATAAGGATATAAATATTCAAAGCCCTAGAGGTAAAAAATCCTTAGTTTTGGCATGCAACGATGATATGATTAGAAACTTAAATCTCATCTATCGAGATGAAAAAAATGAAATATATAAAAATGGCAAGTTATTGAGCTCAAGTAAGGCTCATGATCAATACAAACTGGGAAAAGATTTTGGTGAAAAATATGATTTCTCTTATAAAGAGTCACAGAGGAATTACTGTATAGCAAAATGCAGGGAAGAAATAGGAAGAAGTTTAACTAAAGGTAAGGCAGATGAACTGATAAACAAAATAGATTTTAGCAATACTTCAACTTACTCAGAATATAGAGTAATGCATGGCATAATTAATAGCGCTCTTTTAGCGTTACTACAGAAGTGTCATGATGATCAAGGTAATAGGAAATATGGTGATGTTATTGCGCTAAACAAAGCAAGAGCAGAAAAACTAGAAGATCTATATAAAGATGTTGAAAATGCACTTAAAGATAATAAAGGAAGTAAAGAATGTATAAGAAAATATCTTAAAGATAAAGGATTTCAATGTGACCTACAGACCGAAATGGCTGAAGGTATTAAGTGCGTAGTAGAAGCTTTAGAAACAAGATCACATATCATAATAGAAAATTGGGAACTTGATAGAAAACTTCACAATATGATGAAAATAGGAGATGAGTATCAGGTATTAGATGATTTGTGTGGTGAATTTAAAAAGATAACAGAGAGTACACCAGGTTACACCAATTTTTTGGCTCGATTTAAAAACAACAGTTCTAAATTCCATAATCTTTCTGATGATTATTTTGATGATGTGTACAAAACTCAGCTAGAACGGTACTTAGAAAAGGAATTTGGATCAGAAGTCAGTAAATCCACAAAAAAGATATATAGCTTGTTGAAATCTCAAGATTATCCAGCTTTGTATTCATTGCTTAAAGACAATAATCTTATGCAGATGAGGAATAATAATGAAAGAAAATTCCCTTTATATAAACTAAGAGAAATATGTAAAAAGAACAAAATTGTTTTTGATAATTTAGGTACTTTAAAAATAGATGGACCGTTTATTGACTTTGATGAAGAAGGAAATCCTAAAAAGTATGAATTGTTATACAAAGATGAAGAAGGAGAATCCAAGACACATAAATATACGTCAAAGGAAGTAACAAAGTTATTTACTGAAGGCTGGATAGGTACACTTGTGGATCCATCAAAATCTATAGGATTTAGCGATCCTACTTTGCAGAACGTTGCTATTCTCATTAATGAAAATGACGATGAAATTAATAATCCAGATAAGATTTATCAAGGCTATGGTAGAAATAGGGGGTTAGATGTAACTCAACAACCATTTTTTAGAATGATTGCACGCAAAGGCATAAAATTGTGCTTTGATGTAAAAAGCTTGATGGCAAAAGGTGTTACTTCACTGCTATTTAAAGCCAGGGAAAAATACAATAAAGAATCATTAAAGACAATTAGCACAGAAATTTCAGAAGAAGTAATTCAGTATATCAGCAATTATGTAGATAATAAAAAAGAGAAAAATGATGAATTTAGTGAAAAAGAGAAAGAACACATTGAAGCTTTTACAATAAGAAAACTTGTAGATCTATACAACAGAAATGACCACGATTTAAAAAAAACAAAAAAAGAGTCTTCTCGCATCTTGAAAAACGTGAAGAAAAACCTAATTTCTTATGAAAAAAATGTAAAAAATCAAGGCAAACCAAGCGCATTATATGCAGTTCCATATTATATTGCTTATATCTTTAGTAAGATCCTCTACTATCCATGGACAGTACCGAGTTATATAACGTTTTCTCTTAGAACTATAGGTAACAGTAAAGTAATAAACAATGTTGCAAGTGCAGAGGCAACATATGTTCATATAGTTAAAAATTATACCTTTGCAGACAGTATTGAAAATCAAAAAATAATAAAGAAGTTTCTAGAATTGTCACAAGATAAAAATGATTTGTTCAATAAACTTCTAAACAGTTCAATATGTAAAAAAGCGCTTAAGAACATCATCTCGCCACTGCAGGATGAGTATATTTTAACAATATTAAATTCTATTTATCCAAGTGAGAATAATGATGACAAAGTAAGAAAGATACGATCGCTTTTTGATAAAATAAAAAATAAGGAAGAGGTAAAAACTGATAAAGAAACGATTAATTCTATATTAGAAGTCAGCAAAGAAATTGCAGCAGCTCAAGCTTGGTATCATGACTCTCATAATGTAATTGGTGTTGAGTTGCCAAGGTTAAAAAATGACAATGAGATATTTTATATTAGAAATGTAGGTAATGCAGGGAAGTTTTTTTCGAATTTTCTTTACCGTAGCGATGGAAAGTTTAGTTTAAATAACGAAGAAGGAAAGGAATATAGAAAAAATTATGGTAATGCAGGATTACAGACATTTATATTTTTCATAAAATGGTTTCCACTACTTGTAGTCTTTCCACAGATTCCATATTTGTGCACGGATAATGTAAAAATAGCGTCAGCCGTAAGTACCATTGTAATCTGCATTCCACTCATGGCTTTTGTTTTTGGTTGTCCAGAAAAATTTAGATCTATAATTTTTAATAAACAAATTTCTGCTTGTAATGAACTAGAATTTATTGCAAACAAAGAGAAAATTCCATTTATGAACGAAGCGTCTGGAATAATTAAAGATGAAATTCGCTCTAACCTGAAAAATATAGAACCATTTACTGAAGATAACATTAAGAATGGCAATAGTAAATATACAAACCCTATAAAGATGCATTTTACAGAGTAA
- a CDS encoding ankyrin repeat domain-containing protein produces MFNWIKKILLHWAARKGYTTIARLLIRLGADIDNILSTDSQAADYNNHMETLKSILNKGVDADSKGKALLFAAANDHKEIVRLLLDKALFTAAGHGHKKTVELLLNQEVDASHIGQALLVATLLGHKETVELLLGKEV; encoded by the coding sequence ATGTTTAATTGGATTAAAAAAATTTTATTACATTGGGCCGCTCGCAAAGGATATACAACTATAGCAAGATTGCTCATAAGATTGGGAGCAGATATTGATAATATATTGAGTACAGATTCGCAAGCTGCTGATTACAACAATCATATGGAGACTCTAAAGTCGATTTTAAACAAAGGGGTAGATGCTGACTCTAAAGGAAAAGCTTTACTCTTCGCTGCTGCAAATGATCATAAAGAAATTGTACGGTTGCTTTTAGACAAAGCTTTATTCACTGCTGCCGGCCACGGTCATAAAAAAACTGTAGAGTTGCTTTTAAACCAAGAGGTAGATGCTAGCCATATAGGACAAGCTTTGCTCGTTGCTACCTTACTCGGTCATAAAGAAACTGTAGAGCTGCTTTTAGGCAAAGAGGTATAG